In Microbacterium galbinum, the genomic stretch TCCGAACCCAGCACCCAGGTGAGCACCTGGCGACCGTTCGCCGTCGTGATCGTGGGCGCGTCGAGGGCGATCGCCGCCTGACCCGCCACCGAGATGCGCGGCGCCACCGAGTCGTCGAAGCGCCAGTCCGTCGGAAGGGTGTCGGTGAGGGTGACGGTCTGGGCGGAGCCCGCACCGACGTTTCGGGCCTGGAGGGTCCAGGAGAACGCCTCGCCAATGAAGGCCTGGGCACCCGGCGTGGTGACGCTCTTCTGCAGCTGGATGCTCGGGAAGAGCGGGCTGATCGCCGCGCTGCCCGTCGTGTTGGTGGTGGGGATGGCTGCCCCACCCGGGCGGGTCGAGCCCGGACGGTAGACCCAGCCATCGGACGACGCCGACGAATACTGCGTGACGCGAACCGTGTTGTTGAGGGCGATCGCGCGCAGCGACTCCGAGGAGACGAAGCTGCCCTCGTAGACGAGGTCGCGCACGTTGGCACCGCTCGCGTTCGAGAGCGGACCGGCGAGGGTCCAGGTGATCACGCCGCCGCGGCCGTCGCGGATCGCGTCCTCATCGGAGAACACGGCCTCGTCGAACACGCTCTGCTTCGTGTCGATGCGCACTCCCGCGTCGACCGTGTCGGTGACGACGATCCCGTGAGCAGGCGCCGTGCCTGCACCGGTGGCGTTCGTCACGCGCACGCGATAGGTGAAGGATTCGTCGGGGTTCCCCGTCTTGCTCGCCGCATAGGTCGAGTCCGCGGCGCCCGTCGTCTTGACGGCCTTCGCGATCGTGACGCTGGGGTGGAGCAGAGTCACGGTGGCCGTCGACGTCGGCGTCTTGCGGTCCCCCGGTGCGGTGGATCCGTTGACCGAGCTCCAGGCGAAGGTGCCCGTGTTGCTCGGCGCCGCGGCCGTCACGGCGTTCGTGATACGCGCCTCGAACGTGACGGTGATCGTGCGGTTCGCCGACCACGCGAGGATGTCGTCGGGACCGACGCTCCAGGTGAGCGTCCGCCCGTTCAGCGACGGGGCGCCGATCACGGGCGTGTTGGGAGCGCCCGCCCAGTTCGCCGTCTCAGTGTGCGTGCCGCCCGAGAGGTACTCGACTCCGACCGGCAGGGTGTCGGACAGCACGACGTCGTAGAAGTTCGTGCTGGCCGGCAGTGTGGTGGTCAGGGTGTAGGTGACGACGTCGCCGACCGGTGCGGAGCCCGGCTCGACGGTCTTGAGGATGGATGCTTCGGGCATGCGCACCGTCGCGGAGCTGATCGCCGCGACCGTGCCGCGACGGTCCGACGTGTCGGTGTCATCGCCCACCGCGAGCGGGAGCGTGTATCCCTTGAGCTCGGCACGGTTGGTGAACGTCGACCCGCCGCCGGCCTGGGTCTCGACCGTCCCGGTGTAGGTGAGCGTGGGCGCACCGGTCGGGCCGGTTCCGTTGATCACCGGGATGGTCCACTCGATGAGCGTTCCCGGACCGGTGCCCGGCTGGATCACGTTGCCCGTGCCGATCGCGCAGTCACCGATGATGCGCGGATCACCGGACGTGGCGGAGAGGGTGCTCGGCGTGATCTCGGTCGGCACGCAGTCGAGCACGACGGCGTCGTAGAACGAGACGCGGTTCGCGCCGTTCTCCGCTCGCAACGTGTAGGTCACCGTGCCGTCGGCGGCGACCGTCGCGGACGATGCCGTCTTCGTGAGCCGCGGGGCGGGCTCGATGAACTGCACCTGGGCGTTCGCGGTGCGGGTGAGGCGCGCGTTCGTGTTCGTGCTGTTCGGGTCGCCGAAGGTCAGTGTGGCCGTGTTCGTCAGCTGCGTGCCGTTGGCGATCTGCGGCTGGCTCGCGTTGGCCGTGTTGGCGTCGCGGTCCTTCACCCACACCGAGATCTGCACGCGGAACGTCTGCGCTTCGTCCGTGCCGTTCGTGTACGTGCTCGGGAAGGTGAGCACGCCGCGCGCGGCGCCCGAGGTCTCGGCGGTCCGGAAGCCGTCGGCCTCGTCGGCCGTCTCGATCTCTTCTCCCGTCGGACCGAAGAACTTCGCACTCCCCGCCACGTACTGGTACGTGACCGCCGCGCCGCCGGTGCTGAGCGCGCCGTTGTCGGAGAGCACGGCATTGCGGATGGAAGTGCGGGCCGGGATGCTCATCGAGTACTCGAAGGTCGCGTACTCCCCCTGCACGATCTGCGACGCGGAGTTGCGCGCCGAGGTGCCGAGATCCGTCTGACCGAACGGCGTCCCGGTCGTCGGGCCGACCTCGGTCGACAGGAGCTTCTTGGCGACGGTCACGTCGGGCAGGTGCACCTCGGCGGTGTCGACCGTGTCGACATCGGATGCCGCGACCTCACCGGCCTGCGGGGTGCGGTTCGTGAGCTGCTGGCCACCGGCATCCGCCTGCGGCACGACCGTGGTCTTCGTCGACGGCGTGTTCTCGATCGCGTAGCTGACGATGCCGGCCGTGTTGACGTAGCTCTGCGTGAGCTGTGCGGCGGCGCCGCCGTTCGTCGCGCCGGCGGGAACCGTGAGGGTGTAGCCGAGCGAGAGGCCGCGGACGACCTCGGGCGCGGCGTTCTCACCCGTGGTCGCGGGGGTGCTGCCGGGAACCGAGGCGCCGACCGTCCAGACGATCACCGAGCGCCCGCTGTACGCAGGCGTCAGAGCGATCCCGTTCGGCAGCTCTCCATCGTCGTAGGCGACCGCGGTGACGTCATCCGCTGTCGTGTACGGCGACGCGGGTGCGATCGCCCCGCCGTCATAGGTCGCGGCGGTGAAATCGGCGACGTCCGCCTTCTTCACCCCTGCCGGGAGAACGTCCCACACGACGTAGTCGGTGGTCGAGTTCTGGGGGGAGGTGACGTCGATCCGGTACTCGACCTTGTCGTTCTGCACGACCTGGTTCGTCTCGGTGCGCGCGCCGAAGGTCGTACCGTTCGGGGTCGCGGTGCCGTTGACCGCGGCGATGCCCTTGGTGAGCGTCGAACCCCAGTCGAGGTCGATGCCCGCGTCGTCGCGGCGGAAGGAGATCTCGCCGTTGACGTTCACCTGCTGGTACTTCGCCTGGTTCTTCGGGCTGTCGACCTCTTCGCGGGATGCGGACTGCGCCTGCACCTCACCGCGGATGTAGATGGTCACCGTGCTGCCCGCGGGCATGAAGCGGTGGTCGCTGCCCCCGCGGTTGCGAGAGCCGAACTCCCAGGTGAGCGACGACTCGGTCGTCACCGGGTTCGGGATGAAGTCGGTGGGGAATCCGGACGAGCCGTAGGCGACCGGGGTCGTCGTCGATGCACCCGCCGGGAAGCCCGTGTAGGCGTAGCGGACCTCCTGCAGCGCGACGCCCTCGGGGAGGTAGTCGACGAGCTCGGGGTTACGGATATCGATCCCCTTCGCGAACGGGATCTCGATGCGGTACCAGACCGAGTCGCCGGGCGAGAACGGCTGGACGGCATCCTTCACCCAGGCCTCGGGGTCGGTGGTGAGATCGCTGCCGCGCTCGAGAACCGTCTTCGTGAGTCCGGTGAAGCCCGAGGTGATGATCGCGGCGGAGTCGTCGGAGACCAGGCGGGCGCCGCCGACGCGCGCGCTCAGCGCCGGGTCGTTCGCGATCGCGGCGATCGGGTCGGTCTGCGCCGTGACGGTGACGCGGTTGACGAAGCTGTCGCCCGAGCTCGTGCCGCCGCTGGCGCCGCTGTAGTTGGGGCGCTGCATGACCGAGTAGCGGCCGGTCATCGTCTCGCCCGCGACGAGGTCGTCGGCGGAGAAGACGACCGTGAACGTGCCGTCGGTGCGGTCGTAGTCGATCGAGACGACCGTCAGGTCGTCGGAGAGCACGGCGCCGCTCGCGGTGGTCGGGTAGTTGCACGCCTCGCCGGGGACCTCGGAGTTCCAGCGCTCGGACGTGACCGTCGCGCCGTCGATCATGAGGGTCGCGGCCGCCTCCCCCGCAGGGAGCGCGGGGCAGAGACCGTTCGGGATGACGTCGGTGAGAATGATGTCGCTCGCATCGACGTACTCGCTGACGTCGACCTGCATGGAGTAGACCGCCACCGATCCCGTCGAGAACAGTCCGCTCGAGTCGACGCTCTTGAGCACGCGCACGTCGACCGCCTCGATGATCTCGTCATCGTCATCGGAGCTGGAGCGCAGCGACTCGTCGCCGCCGAAGACCGGCCCCTGGTAGGTGCCGACGACCGACGCGACGTTACGGAACGTCTGCGCGGTGGCCGGCGCATCCGTGGCACCGTGGCGGGTGGAGGCGCCGGTGTTGTTGTCGAGGTTCGCCGCCTGTGCGCCGCTCTCGGCAGATGGGGCCGTGCCCGCCGCCCACTGCGCGTTGGCGAACAGCGGGACGACAGCGCGGTACTGGAGGGTACGGGTCTCGTCGGCCGCGAGGTCGCCGAGCAGCCACGTGACCTTGGTGTAGACGCCGGCGCCGGAGAGTCCGAGAGCCAGCGCCTGGGCCTCGGTGAGCGACACCGTCTCGACGGTCTCACCGTCGATCGCGCCACCGGCGAGACGAGGCGCGGTCGGGTACTCGGCACCCGGTGCCGAGTTGTCGACGGTGGTGCCGTCACCCAGGTATTCGATTCCGGCCGGGAGGTAATCGGTCACGGTCGCGCCGAGGGTCGCCTCGCGCCTCGTGTTCTGCACGGTCACGGTGTAGACGGTGGGCTCGCCGTGCGCGCCGCGCAGACGCTCGTCCTCGGCGCTGGGCTCGGATTTGGTGACGCGGAGCGCCTTGACCGGCACGTCGTCATCGGCAAAGCCCGTACCCGACGTGTGGTCGGCCGTGCGGGAGACGCTGGTCGAGCCATCGAAGGTGGGCAGACGCGCGGGGTCGTCGCTGGTGAACGCTCGGATCGAGAAGTCGATGCGGCTGCCGACCGGGTAGGCGTCGGATGCCGGGGCGATCGTGATCGTGGAGGGAACGGTCGCACCCTGCGGAAGGTCGTTGACGTTCGACCAGACCCAGACCTGCTGACCGGCGGGGACCGCGCACAACTGCGGCTGAGCGGAGCCCGTGGGGGCGGCCACGAGGCCGAGGTCGGTGCAACTCGGGAGATCGGTGGTGGCCGTGCGCGTGCGGTTGGGCAGCACCTGACCCTCGGTGAAGATCGTCGGGGCACCGAACTCGCCGCCCGAGACGAACGAGACGGATGCCGGGACCATCGCCATGAGGCTGAGGTTGAACTGGCGTCCGCCCGAGGTGTTCGAGACGGCGACGTCGAAGCCGACGT encodes the following:
- a CDS encoding DUF11 domain-containing protein; this encodes MRSNARPQKQQHARKLTAITAIVSVIAGAFVAGISAQMASANSWTPSVSVESVDPSGAGKDFVLAEENVGFDVAVSNTSGGRQFNLSLMAMVPASVSFVSGGEFGAPTIFTEGQVLPNRTRTATTDLPSCTDLGLVAAPTGSAQPQLCAVPAGQQVWVWSNVNDLPQGATVPSTITIAPASDAYPVGSRIDFSIRAFTSDDPARLPTFDGSTSVSRTADHTSGTGFADDDVPVKALRVTKSEPSAEDERLRGAHGEPTVYTVTVQNTRREATLGATVTDYLPAGIEYLGDGTTVDNSAPGAEYPTAPRLAGGAIDGETVETVSLTEAQALALGLSGAGVYTKVTWLLGDLAADETRTLQYRAVVPLFANAQWAAGTAPSAESGAQAANLDNNTGASTRHGATDAPATAQTFRNVASVVGTYQGPVFGGDESLRSSSDDDDEIIEAVDVRVLKSVDSSGLFSTGSVAVYSMQVDVSEYVDASDIILTDVIPNGLCPALPAGEAAATLMIDGATVTSERWNSEVPGEACNYPTTASGAVLSDDLTVVSIDYDRTDGTFTVVFSADDLVAGETMTGRYSVMQRPNYSGASGGTSSGDSFVNRVTVTAQTDPIAAIANDPALSARVGGARLVSDDSAAIITSGFTGLTKTVLERGSDLTTDPEAWVKDAVQPFSPGDSVWYRIEIPFAKGIDIRNPELVDYLPEGVALQEVRYAYTGFPAGASTTTPVAYGSSGFPTDFIPNPVTTESSLTWEFGSRNRGGSDHRFMPAGSTVTIYIRGEVQAQSASREEVDSPKNQAKYQQVNVNGEISFRRDDAGIDLDWGSTLTKGIAAVNGTATPNGTTFGARTETNQVVQNDKVEYRIDVTSPQNSTTDYVVWDVLPAGVKKADVADFTAATYDGGAIAPASPYTTADDVTAVAYDDGELPNGIALTPAYSGRSVIVWTVGASVPGSTPATTGENAAPEVVRGLSLGYTLTVPAGATNGGAAAQLTQSYVNTAGIVSYAIENTPSTKTTVVPQADAGGQQLTNRTPQAGEVAASDVDTVDTAEVHLPDVTVAKKLLSTEVGPTTGTPFGQTDLGTSARNSASQIVQGEYATFEYSMSIPARTSIRNAVLSDNGALSTGGAAVTYQYVAGSAKFFGPTGEEIETADEADGFRTAETSGAARGVLTFPSTYTNGTDEAQTFRVQISVWVKDRDANTANASQPQIANGTQLTNTATLTFGDPNSTNTNARLTRTANAQVQFIEPAPRLTKTASSATVAADGTVTYTLRAENGANRVSFYDAVVLDCVPTEITPSTLSATSGDPRIIGDCAIGTGNVIQPGTGPGTLIEWTIPVINGTGPTGAPTLTYTGTVETQAGGGSTFTNRAELKGYTLPLAVGDDTDTSDRRGTVAAISSATVRMPEASILKTVEPGSAPVGDVVTYTLTTTLPASTNFYDVVLSDTLPVGVEYLSGGTHTETANWAGAPNTPVIGAPSLNGRTLTWSVGPDDILAWSANRTITVTFEARITNAVTAAAPSNTGTFAWSSVNGSTAPGDRKTPTSTATVTLLHPSVTIAKAVKTTGAADSTYAASKTGNPDESFTYRVRVTNATGAGTAPAHGIVVTDTVDAGVRIDTKQSVFDEAVFSDEDAIRDGRGGVITWTLAGPLSNASGANVRDLVYEGSFVSSESLRAIALNNTVRVTQYSSASSDGWVYRPGSTRPGGAAIPTTNTTGSAAISPLFPSIQLQKSVTTPGAQAFIGEAFSWTLQARNVGAGSAQTVTLTDTLPTDWRFDDSVAPRISVAGQAAIALDAPTITTANGRQVLTWVLGSETGAAFLPGTAAGATDAQRTVVVTFSSKPLADAVTTAGAGLATNHTNTLTGSATDRTGVTRNANGLYVDTNAQANAQIARADLKIVKQAIGGDAQGAWTAGDSVRGGYTQPQWRITVTNQGPDAANGPFRVTDEAVLPDGVTTGAFTARYYSGAADTTGTALSLSGAGTAADPFVVGTTGTALKADGSDRIVLVANVTIQAPATGTAENTASVTGRTYELPADIAKDNAATATKPISSAADLAIEKTVNTAEVTAGRSITWSIAVRNNGPSVSASTADDKITVTDTIPEGITGVADPSAGLTAWTASASDGWPATAGDTITWTFTGTQLAVGPAQDLSLTGTVLASWTPDDGDIVNEATVTAGATTDPTTTNNSDDVTVSPGDATTLAITKTRVVNDQGVWKDAAQFGGPLPVVVAGETVSYRVVVTNNGPADARDVSVEDEVPSMLAFASVEDVTGTWTRIAGPDTHDTFTVDGTVPAAAGDNTRAFVVTYDVDAALAPGSVVENWATASATNATNEPRDGDTTDSDRVADLAILKQAMDAEGVAVAEGETPEVTAGTQTRFLLTVTNQGPSFSSAPITISDQLPAGLTYSSSTISIAGAEADAASPTVSENGRAISWTALTEEQTLEVGSTIEIVVTADVAADVRPQTLVNEADVTGPDDFDPANNHGEAEIDIVTLAEMTVQKDVADGPWIAGTEVEYTITVDNEGPSVADAFLTDVLPAGLAPVSIAGEGWTCDEDAQSCIRRGHPLGESTITVVALIESNVPTGTELTNTANLSWTDSRSTSPHSDSDDAAIDVSTDADLGLVKTAVDAEGAEITSAVAGESVRYRIEVENAGPSDAVGPITVTDALPSGIRFTGLTGDAVEAWSAQPDDADPQTVTFTMLPADAGLVNGAAAPSIEFEAAVDPSVAHGTVLTNTASVSSGTPDSNPENDGDSADLTVAREVDLSITKTHDAAAVRIGDELAFALEVRNAGPSEATDVVVTDVVPAGLEVTTVAGDEVGTDWSIESIEPVDADDATAGTRVVARYALPLAPGETASVLGVSTRVLVAAYSEVVNVADVSAAEITEEHPDRTPDDNRASDVVTVPPMAALVVSKTAVGEFQVGKAGSYEIVVRNDGPTADPGPITVTDVLPAGLSFAGSPDEGVQVDGQVVTWTLEDGLAVDEEITLALRVNVGEAAYPSVTNVVTVTSPSAQTEDAVLTDEATVDVAAADPLATTGAEMAWGLLAVALLMMVSGGLFVAARRRSSAGASVHAE